One window of Mesorhizobium loti R88b genomic DNA carries:
- the flgD gene encoding flagellar hook assembly protein FlgD: MTVDMTTTIPVGANQTSTQTSKTAVDYNSFLKLLIAEMKNQDPTKPMDSTQYVAQLATFSQVEQSVQTNTKLDQIMQSSALSQADALIGRNITSADGKTTGTVASVTLGSNGLIAVLQDGTTVPVGAGVSIKPAS; this comes from the coding sequence ATGACCGTGGACATGACGACGACGATACCGGTTGGTGCCAACCAGACCAGCACGCAGACCTCCAAGACAGCTGTCGACTACAACTCGTTCCTGAAGCTTCTGATCGCCGAGATGAAGAATCAGGATCCGACCAAGCCGATGGATTCGACACAATATGTCGCCCAGCTCGCCACCTTCTCGCAGGTCGAGCAATCGGTGCAGACCAACACCAAGCTCGACCAGATCATGCAATCGTCGGCGCTGTCGCAGGCCGATGCTCTCATCGGCCGCAACATCACCTCGGCCGACGGCAAGACCACCGGCACGGTGGCCTCGGTGACGCTTGGCAGCAACGGACTGATCGCGGTGCTGCAGGATGGCACCACGGTTCCCGTCGGCGCAGGCGTGTCGATCAAGCCGGCAAGCTAG
- a CDS encoding transglycosylase SLT domain-containing protein — MTRKHTAAPLRLLASALAAICLSSLANSAAAATNPCEPEILRAADRYGVPAGILYAVGLTETGKKGSLQPNALNIEGKAVFPRSRAEALATFANAQREGKTLIDLGCMQINHHYHASHFRSVEDMLDPRQNVDYAARFLADLHARHETWSMAVARYHAGPDNDPAQKVYVCRVIANMVATGFGKWTTNARAFCNP; from the coding sequence ATGACGCGCAAGCACACGGCCGCGCCGCTTCGCCTTCTCGCGAGCGCACTGGCAGCGATATGTTTATCTAGCCTCGCAAACAGCGCCGCTGCCGCCACCAATCCCTGCGAGCCCGAGATTCTGCGCGCCGCCGACCGGTACGGCGTGCCCGCCGGCATCCTCTATGCCGTCGGCCTGACCGAAACCGGAAAGAAGGGCAGCCTTCAGCCTAACGCCTTGAATATAGAGGGGAAAGCGGTATTCCCAAGAAGCCGCGCCGAAGCCCTTGCCACCTTCGCCAATGCGCAGCGCGAGGGCAAGACACTGATCGATCTCGGCTGCATGCAGATCAACCACCACTACCACGCTTCGCACTTCCGCAGCGTCGAGGACATGCTCGACCCGCGCCAGAACGTCGACTACGCGGCGCGTTTCCTGGCCGATCTTCATGCCCGCCACGAAACCTGGTCGATGGCTGTTGCCCGCTATCATGCCGGTCCCGACAACGACCCGGCACAGAAGGTCTATGTCTGCCGGGTGATTGCCAACATGGTCGCCACCGGCTTTGGCAAGTGGACCACCAACGCTCGCGCCTTCTGCAACCCGTAA
- the flbT gene encoding flagellar biosynthesis repressor FlbT, with protein sequence MTNTLKISLKPNEKIYINGAVIRVDRKVTIELMNDVQFLLESHVIQADDASTPLRQLYFIVQVMLINPAGAGEAREMFRRSLPLLIASFEDADICSGLKQIDRMVGEDHIYEALKAIRSLYPLERRALGGNDDVPGAARPLAVGASY encoded by the coding sequence ATGACCAACACGCTGAAGATATCGCTGAAACCCAACGAGAAGATCTACATCAACGGCGCCGTCATCCGTGTCGACCGCAAGGTTACCATTGAACTGATGAACGACGTGCAGTTCCTGCTCGAAAGCCATGTGATACAGGCCGACGACGCCTCGACGCCGCTCAGGCAGCTCTACTTCATCGTGCAGGTGATGCTGATCAATCCCGCCGGTGCCGGCGAGGCGCGCGAGATGTTCCGCCGCTCGCTGCCGCTGCTCATCGCAAGCTTCGAAGACGCTGATATCTGCAGCGGCCTGAAGCAGATCGACCGCATGGTCGGCGAGGATCATATCTACGAGGCACTGAAGGCGATCCGTTCGCTTTATCCTCTCGAACGCCGCGCTCTTGGCGGCAATGACGATGTTCCGGGCGCCGCGCGCCCGCTGGCCGTGGGAGCAAGCTACTAA
- a CDS encoding flagellar hook-length control protein FliK gives MPAGKASTTPSGLTAAKSTKDGKDVGAGKDADTEKSATDAGATPLDDHLPLLMAFHDLRHFSTSAKSAAAGEAGQDPAPDGQVLPKAYQPKSVTGHDDLEPMSKPERVSLVDGPLTKLDGQSLRNAAAGAPRRDNATPAGPLPEAPAADVPGVDQKQAAPQLKSIADVQSSLRSEPGKQLSAQARIDVVSERSFPAPPQAPMSQATLNVINAVAADVGTKQAFSTASATTQLANSVAVPTHVLKIELHPAELGVVTAHLRLSGEQLSIELKPETHDAYRRLSSDSEAIVKSLRGLGFEVDKVTILQPSVAIPATTRTDATASLTAAPGRDQSSFQPGNSSGGNSGAGGQQPGQQSARGNHDDAQAHGRAASPSRERTGSDMFI, from the coding sequence ATGCCGGCCGGCAAGGCAAGCACCACGCCGAGCGGATTGACGGCTGCGAAATCCACGAAAGACGGCAAGGACGTTGGGGCGGGCAAGGACGCCGACACCGAAAAATCGGCGACCGACGCAGGCGCAACGCCACTCGACGATCATCTGCCGCTGCTGATGGCGTTCCATGATCTGCGCCATTTCTCGACATCGGCCAAGTCGGCGGCTGCGGGCGAAGCCGGACAGGACCCGGCACCCGACGGGCAGGTCCTGCCGAAGGCCTATCAGCCGAAATCCGTCACCGGGCACGACGACCTTGAGCCCATGTCGAAACCTGAGCGGGTGTCGCTCGTCGACGGCCCGCTGACGAAGCTCGACGGCCAGTCCCTCCGCAATGCCGCCGCCGGCGCACCACGGCGTGACAATGCAACCCCTGCTGGCCCGCTGCCCGAGGCGCCGGCAGCCGACGTGCCGGGCGTCGATCAGAAGCAGGCAGCGCCGCAGCTGAAGTCCATTGCCGACGTTCAGTCCTCCTTGCGGTCGGAGCCAGGAAAACAGCTCTCGGCGCAGGCGCGCATCGACGTGGTTTCCGAGCGCAGCTTCCCGGCCCCGCCACAGGCGCCGATGAGCCAGGCAACGCTTAACGTAATCAATGCCGTAGCGGCCGATGTTGGCACAAAGCAAGCGTTCTCGACGGCCTCCGCGACCACCCAGCTGGCCAACTCTGTTGCCGTTCCGACACATGTGTTGAAGATCGAACTTCACCCGGCCGAGCTGGGCGTGGTCACGGCCCATCTGCGCCTCTCCGGAGAACAACTCTCGATTGAACTGAAGCCCGAAACGCACGATGCCTACCGCCGCCTTTCCAGCGACAGCGAGGCGATCGTCAAGTCTCTGCGCGGCCTGGGTTTCGAGGTCGACAAAGTCACCATCCTGCAACCGTCAGTGGCCATTCCGGCTACAACCCGGACGGATGCAACCGCTTCGCTGACCGCCGCACCTGGCCGCGACCAGTCATCCTTTCAGCCCGGAAACTCCAGCGGCGGCAACAGTGGAGCCGGCGGCCAGCAACCGGGCCAGCAGTCCGCAAGGGGTAACCATGATGACGCGCAAGCACACGGCCGCGCCGCTTCGCCTTCTCGCGAGCGCACTGGCAGCGATATGTTTATCTAG
- a CDS encoding flagellar hook protein FlgE — protein sequence MSLYGMMRTGVSGMNAQANRLSTTADNIANSDTTGYKRSSAEFSTLIMPSTGGAYNSGGVTTTIRQAVSDPGVLQYTTSVSDLAVSGDGFFVVQDPSGTPFLTRAGAFVPDAQGRLVNAAGFQLMAYSYANGTPAATVNGFEGLEPVVISDQGLTATPSTTGSYSGNLPAGATPVAAGNLPSANAATAQYTSKSSMVAYDNLGNKKLLDVYFTNTGAGTWEVAVFDQSKATPGTGFPYAAGGALGSANLTFDTTTGKLTGTPTGISFTVPGGASLNLDLSKLTQLGTGFTVSDAQVNGNAPSTIDKIQISKDGTIYAQFKDGTSKALYKIPLADVQSPDQLKALPGNVYAQGTDSGAVRVGFANEGKAGSIISGALENSNVDIAEELTDMIAAQRSYTANSKVFQTGSDLMDVLVNLKR from the coding sequence ATGAGCCTCTACGGAATGATGCGGACCGGCGTTTCCGGAATGAACGCACAGGCCAATCGCCTTTCGACGACAGCCGACAACATCGCCAATTCCGACACCACTGGTTACAAGCGGTCTTCGGCCGAATTTTCGACGCTGATCATGCCGTCGACGGGTGGCGCCTACAATTCCGGCGGCGTCACCACCACGATCCGGCAGGCGGTCAGCGATCCGGGCGTGCTGCAGTACACGACCTCGGTTTCCGACCTCGCCGTCAGTGGCGATGGCTTCTTCGTCGTCCAGGATCCGAGCGGCACACCTTTCCTGACCCGCGCCGGCGCCTTCGTTCCCGACGCACAGGGCAGGCTGGTCAACGCGGCCGGTTTCCAGTTGATGGCCTACAGCTACGCCAATGGCACGCCGGCAGCGACGGTGAATGGTTTCGAAGGCCTGGAGCCGGTCGTCATCTCTGATCAGGGATTGACCGCAACGCCGAGCACCACGGGCAGTTACAGTGGCAATCTGCCGGCGGGTGCGACACCGGTCGCCGCAGGCAACCTGCCCAGCGCCAACGCCGCCACCGCGCAGTACACCTCGAAATCGTCGATGGTCGCCTATGACAATCTCGGCAACAAGAAGCTGCTCGACGTCTATTTCACCAACACCGGTGCCGGCACCTGGGAAGTGGCGGTCTTCGACCAATCGAAGGCAACGCCTGGAACCGGATTCCCTTATGCCGCCGGCGGCGCGCTCGGCTCAGCCAACCTGACGTTCGACACCACCACCGGCAAGCTGACCGGCACACCCACAGGCATTTCATTCACCGTGCCGGGCGGCGCCAGCCTCAATCTCGACCTGTCGAAGCTGACACAGCTGGGGACCGGCTTCACCGTTTCCGACGCCCAGGTCAACGGCAACGCGCCGAGCACCATCGACAAGATCCAGATCAGCAAGGATGGTACCATCTACGCCCAATTCAAGGACGGCACTTCGAAAGCGCTCTACAAGATTCCGCTGGCCGACGTGCAGAGCCCTGACCAGCTCAAGGCGCTGCCAGGCAATGTCTACGCGCAAGGCACCGACTCCGGTGCGGTCCGTGTCGGCTTTGCCAATGAAGGCAAGGCCGGCTCGATCATCTCCGGCGCGCTCGAAAATTCCAACGTCGATATCGCCGAAGAGCTGACCGACATGATTGCGGCACAGCGCAGCTACACCGCCAATTCGAAAGTCTTCCAGACCGGTTCCGATCTGATGGACGTCCTTGTCAACCTGAAGAGATAA
- the asnB gene encoding asparagine synthase (glutamine-hydrolyzing), producing the protein MCGIAGVWRKRNPISGGDLADVSRMMQALAHRGPDDHATWNDSRLALGHRRLSIIDLSTQAREPMLTACGQGVLVYNGEVYNYRALRATLEAEGRRFRTVSDAEVVLEALHHWGPSKAIPLFDGMFSLAYFDARAGALWLARDRLGIKPMSVAETAERILFASEDKAILACDSLARTIDAREITLRLAWQSRDSSSSLFEGIERLPPAGLWKISDSGIEKRCFWHVLDVLDASRIVGDTATDAEHMATLEALIQDSVGLHCNADTSLAAACSGGVDSGLVTTLAKRFRPDISAYVVDPRLGHSEAEDAQRTANNAGVTLRRVPIDRDRFLELWPRTIWHLESDGWHASHACLLALAEQCRADGVKVLLTGEGADELFGGYDWQKDSMRPWRQWSWPGRWFHSKSYLARKFERQRFAPFRTSVANAHSFDRNIVLRALSPDLNFLQAKIFDRLEPVASLGDRAFLGCCVHDMYGHLQDLLNRHDRLSMAASVELRVPFLENRLIDFAIHLPRRHKYRQKQGKWLLKRVAEKHIPLQNVNARKNGFQVSANFTTGTEGLLRGGLLRDVMKWPAASVEDLVDLARRDQPSRLRLVGMELFLRLHAGGQTTGHLTEALHAAARDAG; encoded by the coding sequence ATGTGCGGCATAGCCGGCGTCTGGCGCAAGCGGAACCCGATCTCGGGCGGTGATCTCGCCGACGTCAGCCGTATGATGCAGGCACTGGCGCATCGTGGCCCCGATGATCATGCGACATGGAACGACAGCCGGCTGGCGCTCGGTCACCGGCGGCTCTCGATCATCGATCTCTCGACGCAGGCGCGCGAGCCGATGCTCACCGCCTGTGGCCAGGGCGTGCTGGTCTACAATGGCGAAGTCTACAACTACCGGGCACTGCGCGCGACACTTGAGGCCGAGGGCCGGCGGTTCCGAACTGTCTCGGATGCCGAAGTGGTCCTCGAGGCCTTGCACCATTGGGGGCCTAGCAAGGCCATCCCGCTGTTCGACGGCATGTTTTCACTGGCTTATTTCGATGCACGGGCCGGCGCGCTCTGGCTCGCGCGCGACCGCCTCGGCATCAAGCCGATGTCGGTGGCCGAGACAGCCGAGCGAATCCTCTTCGCCTCCGAGGACAAGGCTATCCTTGCCTGCGACAGTCTCGCCCGCACCATCGACGCGCGCGAGATCACCTTGCGCCTTGCCTGGCAGAGCCGCGACTCCAGTTCCAGCCTGTTCGAGGGCATAGAGCGGCTGCCGCCGGCAGGTTTGTGGAAGATCTCCGACTCCGGCATCGAGAAGCGCTGCTTCTGGCATGTACTCGATGTCCTCGACGCCTCCCGCATCGTCGGCGACACCGCCACCGACGCCGAGCACATGGCGACGCTGGAGGCGTTGATCCAGGACAGCGTCGGGCTGCACTGCAACGCTGACACCAGCCTGGCCGCTGCTTGCAGCGGCGGCGTCGATTCCGGCCTCGTCACGACACTGGCGAAACGGTTCAGGCCGGATATATCGGCCTATGTCGTTGATCCGCGCCTGGGCCACAGCGAAGCCGAGGATGCCCAACGTACCGCCAACAACGCTGGTGTGACCTTGCGCAGGGTGCCAATCGACAGGGACCGGTTTCTTGAACTCTGGCCAAGAACCATCTGGCATCTGGAAAGCGATGGCTGGCATGCAAGTCATGCGTGCCTGCTGGCGCTTGCCGAGCAATGCCGTGCAGACGGCGTCAAGGTGCTGTTGACCGGTGAAGGCGCCGACGAGCTCTTTGGCGGCTATGATTGGCAGAAGGACAGCATGCGGCCATGGCGGCAATGGTCATGGCCTGGGCGCTGGTTTCACTCGAAGAGCTATCTCGCGCGCAAATTTGAACGCCAGCGCTTTGCTCCGTTCCGGACATCGGTTGCGAATGCCCATAGCTTCGATCGCAACATTGTGCTCAGGGCGCTGTCGCCGGACCTGAATTTCCTTCAGGCCAAAATCTTCGACCGGCTGGAGCCGGTCGCGTCGCTCGGCGACCGCGCCTTCCTGGGATGCTGCGTTCACGACATGTATGGGCACCTGCAGGATCTGTTGAACAGGCATGACCGGCTCAGTATGGCGGCTTCGGTGGAACTCAGGGTGCCGTTCCTCGAAAACCGGTTGATCGACTTCGCCATTCATCTGCCGAGACGTCACAAATACCGCCAGAAGCAAGGAAAATGGCTGCTGAAGAGAGTCGCGGAAAAGCACATTCCGCTTCAGAACGTGAACGCTCGCAAGAACGGCTTCCAGGTATCCGCTAATTTCACCACGGGTACCGAGGGCCTGCTGCGCGGTGGCTTGCTGCGCGACGTCATGAAATGGCCGGCAGCTTCGGTCGAAGACCTGGTCGATCTGGCAAGGCGGGACCAGCCGTCGCGGCTGCGGCTGGTCGGCATGGAGCTTTTCCTTCGCCTGCATGCCGGCGGCCAGACAACGGGCCACCTCACCGAAGCGCTGCATGCCGCCGCCCGGGACGCGGGTTAA
- the flgK gene encoding flagellar hook-associated protein FlgK, giving the protein MSLSSALSIAQSALLATSRQTSVVTRNVADANNPDYSRRIALVTSTTPGARSVDIQRATNDLLFRQNLGALSAYAGQSALYSGMDQLDVSVNGVDNASSPSTAIGNLQQALQLYATSPSNQNLGSSVIDAAKQVVRSLNDGSKAIQDFRTQTDAQIDTAVKDLNSLLSQFQDANTAVMSGTRSGTDVSDALDQRDALLKKIANYIPVSTFTRGDNDMVITTGDGTTLFETIPRTVSFTPSAGYAAGAPGNTVYIDNVPVSAGTGGNTTASGTIAGLLQLRDGVASTMQSQLDETARGLITAFAETAPSMPNAAGLFTWSGAPAVPAAGTLVNGLAGTIKVNAAMDPSAGGNPTLLRDGGANGAAYVANTTGGASYSNLLVAYGDQLDKPMPFDPSAGISATSSVSDYAANSIGWLQGVRQQASTAADAKEALAQRSADALSNATGVNVDQEMSLMLDLEHTYQASARMMKTVDDMMTALFSAVG; this is encoded by the coding sequence ATGTCGCTTTCCTCCGCACTGAGCATCGCCCAATCGGCGCTTCTGGCCACCTCGCGGCAGACAAGCGTTGTCACGCGCAACGTGGCGGACGCCAACAATCCGGACTATTCACGCCGCATCGCGCTGGTCACCAGCACGACGCCTGGCGCGCGTTCGGTTGATATTCAGCGCGCAACCAACGACCTGCTGTTCCGTCAGAACCTCGGCGCTCTGTCCGCCTACGCCGGCCAGAGCGCGCTCTACAGCGGCATGGATCAGCTCGACGTTTCGGTGAATGGCGTCGACAATGCGTCCTCGCCCTCGACCGCGATCGGCAATCTGCAGCAGGCGCTGCAGCTCTACGCCACCTCGCCGTCCAACCAGAACCTTGGCTCGAGCGTCATCGACGCGGCCAAACAGGTCGTGCGCTCGCTGAATGATGGTTCCAAGGCCATTCAGGATTTCCGCACCCAGACCGACGCCCAGATCGACACGGCCGTCAAGGACCTCAACTCGCTGCTCAGCCAGTTCCAGGATGCCAACACCGCCGTCATGTCCGGAACCCGTTCCGGCACCGACGTTTCCGACGCGCTCGACCAGCGCGACGCATTGCTGAAGAAGATCGCCAACTACATTCCGGTCTCGACCTTCACGCGTGGCGACAATGACATGGTCATCACCACGGGTGACGGCACGACATTGTTCGAGACGATACCGCGCACGGTGAGCTTCACGCCATCGGCCGGCTATGCCGCCGGAGCCCCCGGCAACACCGTTTATATCGACAATGTACCGGTCTCGGCCGGCACCGGCGGCAACACCACCGCCAGCGGCACGATTGCCGGCCTGCTGCAGTTGCGCGACGGCGTCGCCTCGACCATGCAGAGCCAGCTTGACGAAACCGCGCGCGGCCTGATCACCGCCTTTGCAGAAACCGCACCATCAATGCCAAACGCCGCCGGCCTGTTCACCTGGTCGGGCGCGCCGGCAGTGCCGGCCGCTGGCACGCTCGTCAATGGCCTTGCTGGAACGATCAAAGTCAATGCCGCTATGGATCCCAGCGCCGGCGGCAATCCGACATTGCTGCGCGACGGTGGCGCCAACGGTGCCGCCTATGTCGCCAACACCACGGGCGGGGCTTCATACTCCAACCTTCTGGTTGCCTATGGCGACCAGCTCGACAAGCCGATGCCGTTCGATCCTTCGGCCGGAATTTCGGCAACATCCAGCGTCTCCGACTATGCTGCCAATTCGATCGGCTGGCTGCAGGGTGTGCGTCAGCAGGCTTCGACCGCCGCCGATGCCAAGGAAGCCCTGGCGCAGCGCAGCGCCGATGCCTTGTCCAACGCAACCGGCGTCAATGTCGACCAGGAAATGTCGCTGATGCTGGACCTCGAGCACACTTACCAGGCATCAGCCCGGATGATGAAAACCGTTGACGACATGATGACGGCGCTGTTCAGCGCGGTGGGATAA
- the fliQ gene encoding flagellar biosynthesis protein FliQ has product MNEADALDIVQYAVWTVLTASAPVVLVAMAVGIGIALIQALTQVQEITLTFVPKIVAIMLVVALTGPFIGGQISAFTNVIFERIQNGF; this is encoded by the coding sequence ATGAACGAGGCCGACGCACTCGACATCGTCCAGTACGCGGTGTGGACGGTGCTGACCGCGTCCGCTCCGGTGGTGCTGGTCGCCATGGCGGTCGGCATCGGCATCGCCCTTATCCAGGCGCTGACCCAGGTCCAGGAAATCACCTTGACCTTCGTGCCGAAGATCGTCGCCATCATGTTGGTGGTGGCGCTCACCGGCCCGTTTATCGGTGGCCAGATATCGGCCTTCACCAACGTCATCTTCGAGCGCATCCAGAACGGGTTCTGA
- the flaF gene encoding flagellar biosynthesis regulator FlaF, protein MYQYSYADIQSTSVSDAKDRERELLTRSIDMLSAAAAAGHSSMEAVEALHFTMRVWTAFVEDLGSSDNALPKELRANLISIGLWLLRETEDIRQGRTNNFEGLIEVSQIIRDGIQ, encoded by the coding sequence ATGTACCAATACTCCTACGCTGACATCCAGAGCACTTCCGTCTCGGACGCCAAGGATCGTGAGCGTGAGCTCCTGACCCGTTCCATCGACATGCTGTCGGCTGCAGCAGCGGCCGGTCATAGTTCGATGGAGGCGGTGGAAGCGCTGCATTTCACCATGCGGGTCTGGACAGCCTTCGTCGAGGATCTCGGCTCGAGCGACAATGCGCTTCCCAAGGAACTGCGCGCCAATTTGATTTCCATCGGCCTGTGGCTGCTGCGCGAGACAGAGGATATCCGCCAGGGTCGCACCAACAATTTCGAAGGGCTGATCGAAGTGTCCCAGATCATCCGCGACGGCATTCAATGA
- a CDS encoding response regulator transcription factor: MIVIVDERELVTDGYNSLFDREGVACAGFAPGEFGEWVNSAADTDLRSVRAFLIGDCREGTISPRQIRDRTGAPVIALSEQHSLENTLRLFESGVDDVIRKPVHIREILARITAIRRRAQEDVAYTEIGAMRIFMDGRDPEIDGQPLPLPRRERRILEYLASNRGRRVTKTQVFNAIYGIFDEEVEENVVESHISKLRKKLREKLGTDPIDSKRFLGYRLVF; encoded by the coding sequence ATGATTGTTATCGTGGACGAGCGAGAGCTCGTGACAGACGGATACAATTCACTTTTTGATCGCGAGGGCGTCGCCTGCGCGGGCTTCGCGCCCGGCGAATTCGGCGAGTGGGTGAACTCGGCCGCCGATACCGATCTGCGCTCGGTCCGCGCCTTCCTCATCGGTGACTGCCGCGAAGGCACGATCTCTCCACGCCAGATCCGCGATCGCACCGGAGCTCCAGTCATTGCGCTGAGCGAACAGCATTCCCTGGAAAACACGCTGCGGTTGTTCGAGAGCGGCGTCGACGACGTCATCCGCAAGCCCGTTCATATCAGAGAGATCCTGGCCCGCATCACCGCCATCCGCCGCCGCGCCCAGGAAGACGTCGCCTATACCGAGATCGGCGCCATGCGCATCTTCATGGACGGCCGCGACCCCGAGATCGACGGCCAGCCGCTGCCCTTGCCGCGCCGCGAACGCCGCATACTCGAATATCTGGCGAGCAACCGCGGCCGCCGCGTCACCAAGACCCAGGTCTTCAACGCCATCTACGGCATCTTCGACGAAGAGGTCGAGGAGAACGTGGTGGAAAGCCACATCAGCAAGTTGCGCAAGAAGCTGCGCGAGAAGCTGGGTACCGACCCGATCGATTCCAAACGCTTCCTCGGCTACCGGCTGGTGTTCTGA
- a CDS encoding flagellar hook-associated family protein, which translates to MTSVSTAALTNAMRYQQMRMQSDLVKATKESSTGKVADVGLALGGRTAQSVTFSRDLDRLNVIVDSNGLVAARLSSTQTSLSQLSGVAQNFLSSLTSASSGDSSQSLTQSAGKTTIQQLGSILNTSVNGEYLFAGTNTDVKPINDFTAAGSPAKAAFDASFVTKFGFTPDDPAAANITAAQMDDFITNDVTPQFMGAGWQANMSNATDQQIVSRIALNETTETSTGANSDGIKKLAMAAAIVTSLMSTNISQAAKDTIVSRTQTMVGESLSGIAQVQSQTGIVQKRVSDASDRMKTQTDLFERHILDLESVDPAEAATRVANLTQQIENSFALTARLQQLSLLNYLT; encoded by the coding sequence ATGACTTCAGTCTCTACTGCTGCCCTTACCAATGCCATGCGCTATCAGCAGATGCGCATGCAGTCCGACCTGGTCAAAGCCACGAAGGAATCTTCGACCGGCAAGGTCGCCGACGTTGGACTGGCGCTTGGCGGCCGCACCGCCCAGTCCGTCACCTTCTCGCGCGATCTCGACCGGCTCAACGTCATCGTCGATTCCAACGGACTGGTCGCCGCCCGGTTGTCATCGACGCAGACCTCGCTCAGCCAACTCTCGGGAGTGGCGCAGAACTTCCTGTCCAGCCTGACATCGGCGTCATCTGGGGATTCCTCGCAGAGCCTGACCCAGTCGGCTGGCAAGACCACCATCCAGCAACTCGGCTCGATCCTCAACACCAGCGTCAACGGCGAATATCTGTTCGCCGGCACCAACACCGACGTCAAGCCGATCAACGATTTCACGGCCGCCGGGTCTCCCGCCAAGGCGGCCTTCGACGCCTCCTTTGTCACCAAGTTCGGCTTCACACCCGATGATCCGGCCGCCGCCAACATCACCGCGGCCCAGATGGACGATTTCATCACCAACGATGTCACACCGCAGTTCATGGGCGCGGGCTGGCAGGCCAACATGTCGAATGCCACCGACCAGCAGATCGTCAGCCGCATCGCGCTCAACGAAACCACCGAGACCTCCACCGGCGCCAACAGCGACGGCATCAAGAAGCTTGCAATGGCGGCCGCCATCGTCACCAGCCTGATGTCAACCAACATCAGCCAGGCAGCCAAGGACACCATCGTCAGCCGGACGCAGACAATGGTCGGCGAATCGCTGAGCGGCATCGCCCAGGTCCAGTCGCAGACCGGCATCGTGCAGAAGCGGGTGTCCGACGCCAGCGACCGCATGAAGACGCAGACCGACCTGTTTGAGCGCCACATACTCGACCTCGAATCGGTCGATCCGGCGGAAGCCGCGACCCGCGTCGCCAATCTGACGCAGCAGATCGAAAACTCCTTTGCGCTGACGGCACGCCTCCAGCAGCTCAGCCTGCTGAATTACCTGACCTGA